In the Kaistella sp. 97-N-M2 genome, one interval contains:
- the pepT gene encoding peptidase T produces the protein MTTIDFNPDWKLKLQNRFINYVKIYSTSDPESESTPSTPQQWDIAKYIFEELKTLGLSDVSMDEHGYIYAYVPSNIINDEEPVVGFISHYDTSPDFNGKNVNPQIWPDYDGKDLLLNKDTGFTLSPSKFETLKDYIKKTLITTDGTSLLGADDKAGVAEIVTAAEFLLAHPEIKHGKIAIGFTPDEEIGRGAHKFDVKKFGAEWAYTMDGSEVGELEYENFNAAGAVVKIHGLSVHPGYAFGKMVNASLLAAEFVQMLPENETPSTTVEFEGFYHLTDLKSDVSEAKIQYIIRDHDNDKFEARKKFITDQVAAFNKKHGEGTAEIEIKEQYRNMKQQFEGKMYIVDIAEQAMKDANIEPKIKAIRGGTDGAQLSYMGLPCPNIFAGGMNFHGPYEYVALESMEKAVEVIINIARAVKKK, from the coding sequence ATGACTACGATAGATTTTAATCCCGACTGGAAACTAAAACTACAAAACCGCTTTATTAATTACGTAAAAATTTACTCCACCAGCGATCCGGAAAGCGAATCTACGCCGTCGACACCGCAACAGTGGGATATCGCAAAATATATTTTCGAAGAACTGAAAACACTTGGACTGAGCGATGTTTCGATGGATGAGCACGGCTATATATACGCCTACGTTCCGTCAAACATTATAAACGATGAAGAGCCGGTTGTCGGCTTTATTTCGCATTACGATACGTCGCCGGACTTTAACGGAAAAAACGTAAATCCCCAGATCTGGCCTGATTACGATGGAAAAGATCTTCTTCTAAACAAAGACACCGGATTTACCCTGTCTCCGTCAAAATTTGAAACTTTGAAAGATTATATCAAGAAAACTTTAATAACAACGGACGGAACAAGTCTTTTAGGTGCTGATGACAAAGCCGGCGTCGCCGAAATTGTCACAGCCGCAGAATTTTTGCTTGCTCACCCGGAAATTAAACACGGGAAGATAGCCATCGGTTTCACACCGGACGAAGAAATCGGTAGAGGCGCGCATAAGTTTGATGTAAAAAAATTCGGTGCAGAATGGGCTTATACGATGGACGGCAGCGAAGTGGGAGAACTGGAGTATGAAAACTTTAATGCGGCCGGCGCAGTTGTGAAAATTCATGGTTTAAGCGTTCATCCCGGTTACGCTTTTGGAAAGATGGTCAACGCTTCCCTATTGGCCGCCGAATTTGTTCAGATGCTTCCGGAAAACGAAACACCCTCAACGACGGTAGAGTTTGAAGGTTTCTATCATTTAACCGATTTAAAATCTGACGTGTCTGAAGCGAAGATTCAATATATCATCCGGGATCACGATAACGATAAATTTGAGGCGCGGAAAAAATTCATTACAGACCAGGTTGCAGCATTCAATAAAAAACATGGCGAAGGAACAGCAGAAATCGAGATCAAAGAACAGTACAGAAATATGAAGCAGCAGTTCGAAGGGAAAATGTATATAGTGGATATCGCGGAACAGGCCATGAAAGACGCGAATATTGAGCCCAAGATCAAAGCCATTCGCGGCGGAACCGACGGCGCACAACTTTCTTATATGGGATTGCCCTGCCCGAACATTTTCGCGGGTGGAATGAACTTCCATGGTCCGTACGAGTATGTAGCGCTGGAATCCATGGAGAAGGCCGTTGAAGTAATCATCAATATTGCCAGAGCGGTTAAGAAAAAATAG
- a CDS encoding hydroxymethylglutaryl-CoA lyase: MLLTECPRDAMQGWGEFIPTTTKIDYINSLMAVGFDVLDCGSFVSPKSIPQMADSGKVLDEIDKSISKTKLSVIVANYRGAQKALEHQQVDILGFPFSISETFQHRNTNKSQEEAFKDIQKINDLLNSDGRVLNIYFSMAFGNPYGEMWKWEDVDFWAKRFDDIGVKNILLSDTVGTGSLEQIQLLFEKIPAKYPNIDFGAHFHNRYEDSYSKLKAAYDSGCRRFDSAIKGIGGCPMAKDDLVGNMPTEQVINFMAVKKIDHSLNLLHFESAFNRAKDIFHF, from the coding sequence ATGCTTTTAACAGAATGTCCGCGGGATGCCATGCAGGGTTGGGGCGAATTTATTCCCACCACCACGAAGATCGACTACATTAATTCATTAATGGCAGTGGGTTTCGATGTGCTCGATTGCGGCAGCTTTGTTTCGCCGAAATCAATTCCGCAGATGGCAGATTCGGGCAAAGTTCTCGATGAGATCGACAAAAGCATTTCGAAGACAAAACTCTCGGTGATTGTGGCCAATTATCGCGGTGCGCAAAAAGCCTTGGAGCATCAGCAGGTGGATATCCTGGGATTCCCTTTTTCCATTTCCGAAACTTTTCAGCACCGGAATACAAACAAGAGTCAGGAGGAAGCATTTAAAGATATTCAAAAAATTAATGATCTTTTAAACAGCGACGGAAGGGTATTAAACATTTACTTTTCCATGGCCTTTGGAAATCCGTACGGCGAAATGTGGAAGTGGGAGGACGTCGATTTTTGGGCGAAACGGTTTGATGATATTGGTGTCAAAAACATTTTGCTTTCCGATACTGTAGGAACCGGAAGCCTGGAGCAGATTCAGCTTCTGTTCGAAAAAATTCCCGCCAAATATCCCAATATCGATTTTGGTGCGCATTTTCATAACCGCTACGAAGATTCCTACTCAAAATTAAAAGCGGCGTATGACAGTGGTTGCCGACGTTTCGACTCGGCGATTAAGGGAATTGGTGGTTGTCCCATGGCGAAGGATGATTTGGTGGGAAATATGCCGACGGAGCAGGTAATAAATTTTATGGCGGTGAAAAAAATCGATCATTCTCTTAATTTACTCCATTTCGAGAGCGCTTTTAATCGCGCGAAAGACATTTTCCATTTTTAA
- a CDS encoding SUF system Fe-S cluster assembly protein: MAYSDDQIADIGENIIKALKTVYDPEIPVDIYELGLIYDVQISDEGAVKVIMTLTTPNCPVAESLPAEVREKVTTVENVKEVDLELTFEPAWNKDMMSEEARFELGMF; encoded by the coding sequence ATGGCATACAGCGACGACCAAATTGCCGACATCGGCGAAAATATTATAAAAGCATTAAAAACAGTTTACGATCCGGAGATTCCCGTAGATATCTATGAACTTGGATTAATTTACGATGTTCAGATTTCCGATGAAGGTGCGGTGAAGGTGATTATGACTTTAACAACACCGAACTGTCCTGTAGCAGAAAGTTTGCCCGCCGAAGTTCGCGAAAAAGTAACTACCGTCGAAAACGTGAAAGAAGTTGATCTGGAACTCACCTTTGAACCTGCCTGGAACAAAGATATGATGAGCGAAGAGGCGCGCTTCGAATTAGGAATGTTCTAA
- a CDS encoding 3'-5' exonuclease — translation MLQNIPLEKVLFLDIETVPQFGNWDEVEEPTQKLWDKKTRTQRKEDFTAQEFYTERGGIMAEFGRIICISVGIIEKSEKLMIKSFYGDDEKKLLEEFGEIFNRPKLRDVILCAHNGKEFDFPWIARRYLINGLQPPLPFQMFGKKPWEIPHLDTMELWKFGDYKSFVSLELLAHVFGIPTPKDDIDGSMVASIYHIEKDLFRIVQYCEKDVLTLANVFRRMRQEDLLQKSD, via the coding sequence ATGCTTCAAAATATACCATTAGAAAAAGTGCTTTTTCTCGATATCGAAACGGTGCCGCAATTCGGCAACTGGGACGAAGTAGAGGAACCCACGCAAAAACTTTGGGATAAAAAGACGCGCACCCAGCGAAAAGAAGATTTTACTGCGCAGGAATTCTACACCGAAAGAGGTGGGATTATGGCAGAATTTGGGCGAATCATTTGCATCTCTGTAGGAATCATCGAAAAGAGTGAAAAACTGATGATCAAAAGCTTTTATGGCGATGATGAAAAAAAACTTCTGGAAGAATTTGGAGAAATTTTTAACCGCCCCAAACTTCGTGATGTCATCCTCTGTGCGCACAACGGGAAGGAATTCGATTTTCCCTGGATTGCGCGCCGGTATCTAATTAACGGTCTGCAACCACCTTTGCCTTTCCAAATGTTTGGTAAAAAACCCTGGGAAATTCCGCATCTGGATACGATGGAACTTTGGAAATTCGGTGATTACAAATCTTTTGTTTCTTTGGAATTACTGGCGCACGTCTTCGGAATTCCCACGCCAAAGGATGATATCGACGGATCAATGGTAGCATCGATTTATCATATAGAAAAAGACTTATTTAGAATTGTTCAATATTGTGAAAAAGATGTCTTAACTTTGGCCAACGTTTTCCGGCGCATGCGTCAGGAAGATTTACTTCAAAAAAGTGACTAG
- a CDS encoding tRNA-binding protein, protein MIKPEISWQDFEKIDMRSGTVISVSDFPAARNPSYQLEIDFGELGVKKSSAQITELYQKEDLLGAQIVAVVNFPKKQIANFMSECLILGIYGNDKDITLLTPNLPVENGFRVG, encoded by the coding sequence ATGATAAAACCTGAAATATCCTGGCAGGATTTTGAGAAAATCGATATGAGGAGTGGCACGGTCATTTCGGTTTCCGATTTTCCGGCGGCTCGCAATCCTTCCTATCAACTGGAAATTGATTTCGGCGAGTTAGGCGTTAAAAAATCTTCCGCGCAGATCACTGAACTGTATCAGAAAGAAGATCTACTCGGCGCTCAGATCGTGGCAGTGGTGAACTTCCCGAAAAAACAAATCGCCAATTTTATGAGCGAATGTTTAATTTTAGGGATTTACGGGAACGATAAAGACATTACGCTTCTTACACCAAATTTACCCGTGGAAAATGGTTTTCGGGTGGGTTAA
- a CDS encoding cytochrome C: MNKDLPKNLNTPILNLFVLTAVLFFASCTPKTAVAKGTKLHTAEQLALGKTIFENSCAKCHDLPDPTKHSAQDWVGIMNWMAPKAKLSEEQHDTVYNYVVSVKN; the protein is encoded by the coding sequence ATGAACAAAGACCTTCCAAAAAACCTAAACACTCCAATACTAAATCTATTCGTCCTAACCGCTGTGTTATTTTTTGCCTCCTGCACCCCGAAAACTGCAGTTGCAAAAGGGACAAAGTTGCATACGGCAGAGCAACTCGCGCTGGGTAAAACAATTTTTGAAAATTCCTGTGCGAAATGCCACGATTTACCTGACCCTACAAAACATTCTGCGCAGGACTGGGTGGGAATTATGAACTGGATGGCACCAAAAGCAAAACTGAGCGAGGAACAGCACGATACCGTGTATAATTACGTGGTTTCGGTAAAAAACTAA
- the meaB gene encoding methylmalonyl Co-A mutase-associated GTPase MeaB, translating into METLSIPDLINGIRSGDKRLLGKAITLIESKKPEHRKEAEELLKEIMPFTGSSVRIGITGVPGAGKSTFIESFGKLALEKGKKVAVLAIDPSSSLNKGSILGDKTRMEELAKEQNAFIRPSPTSGFLGGIANATFETLLVCEAAGYDFILIETVGVGQSEVLVADITDVFVFLKIIGGGDELQGIKRGIMEMVDVIFINKVEDENQIKAKNTKVELMRALHFLPSKEKSWKVPVVLGSALNKKGLAEVYEKIDEFIQLKIRNETFEAVRKHQAEKRFEYWVQEYILQVTKQEKSLEKYYKHHKKNASDLKSNPSTEAKIFVEKLLKK; encoded by the coding sequence ATGGAAACTCTTTCGATCCCCGACCTCATAAACGGAATAAGATCCGGCGATAAACGTCTGCTCGGGAAAGCCATTACCCTGATTGAAAGTAAAAAGCCGGAACACCGGAAGGAAGCGGAAGAACTTTTAAAAGAAATCATGCCATTTACCGGAAGTTCGGTGCGAATCGGTATTACGGGCGTGCCGGGCGCCGGAAAATCTACCTTTATCGAAAGTTTCGGAAAATTAGCCTTAGAGAAGGGAAAGAAAGTGGCAGTTTTGGCTATTGATCCGAGTTCGTCTCTCAACAAAGGCTCTATTTTAGGAGACAAAACCCGAATGGAAGAACTCGCGAAAGAGCAAAATGCTTTTATCCGGCCTTCACCAACCTCCGGATTCTTAGGTGGGATCGCCAATGCAACATTTGAAACCCTGCTCGTTTGCGAAGCTGCCGGTTACGATTTTATACTGATCGAAACCGTGGGCGTGGGGCAAAGTGAAGTTTTGGTCGCCGATATTACCGATGTATTTGTATTCTTAAAAATTATCGGCGGTGGTGATGAACTGCAGGGCATTAAACGCGGGATTATGGAAATGGTTGATGTAATTTTTATTAATAAAGTAGAAGACGAAAACCAGATTAAAGCAAAAAATACGAAGGTCGAATTGATGCGCGCGCTGCACTTTTTGCCTTCAAAAGAAAAAAGCTGGAAGGTTCCCGTGGTTTTAGGTTCTGCCTTAAATAAAAAGGGTCTCGCGGAGGTTTATGAAAAAATTGACGAATTTATTCAACTTAAAATCAGGAACGAAACATTTGAAGCGGTAAGAAAACACCAGGCTGAAAAGCGGTTCGAGTATTGGGTTCAGGAATATATTTTGCAAGTGACGAAGCAGGAAAAATCGCTCGAAAAGTACTACAAACACCACAAAAAAAATGCTTCCGACCTGAAATCCAATCCAAGTACAGAAGCAAAAATTTTCGTTGAGAAACTACTGAAGAAATAA
- a CDS encoding DUF4251 domain-containing protein, producing MKNIFKIISTGIMMVLMNSCTSQSSIAPAHVSELLNKGEFTFMAERANPTSSDVVNIMNSLPTSTSSQILNLDYGYTMELKKNELTLTLPYFGRMYTPNYDNTKNSYRLTSKDFTIAHSSGKKGSTLYTILPKDQQNIRRIMLDVYKNGKAYLSIDANDRQGISYDGYIMENVVAKK from the coding sequence ATGAAAAATATATTTAAAATTATAAGCACAGGAATCATGATGGTTTTGATGAATTCCTGCACCTCCCAAAGTTCCATCGCGCCCGCGCATGTTTCGGAACTGTTAAATAAAGGAGAATTCACCTTCATGGCGGAAAGGGCCAATCCCACTTCTTCCGATGTTGTAAACATTATGAATTCCCTTCCAACTTCCACCTCTTCGCAAATATTGAATTTGGATTACGGGTATACCATGGAACTCAAAAAAAACGAATTAACCTTAACTCTGCCTTATTTCGGACGAATGTACACTCCGAATTACGACAACACTAAAAATTCTTATCGTTTAACTTCAAAAGATTTCACAATCGCCCATTCGAGCGGTAAGAAAGGCAGTACGCTTTACACCATCCTCCCGAAAGACCAGCAAAACATCCGCAGGATTATGTTGGATGTTTATAAGAATGGAAAAGCCTATCTTTCTATTGATGCGAATGACAGACAGGGAATTTCATACGATGGATATATTATGGAGAATGTGGTGGCAAAGAAATAA
- a CDS encoding M48 family metallopeptidase, with amino-acid sequence MKNINKIIGAAAISFAMISCTTNPITGRSSLQLANNQEISAMALQQYRETLSKAKVVKGTTAAKSIQNVGLRIKNAANNYYRSIGREGDLTNYQWEFNLIDDKQVNAWCMPGGKVAVYTGILPITKNDTGLAVVLGHEISHALAGHGNERISQAMVAQYGGAILGSTISNGQMAGIFQQVYPIGAQVALLKYGRSQELEADEMGLYLMSMAGYDPREAQPFWQRMEASSTGNKPPEFLSTHPSPASRRADLEKDMPKALEYYRVAGGKI; translated from the coding sequence ATGAAAAATATCAATAAGATAATAGGAGCCGCTGCAATATCGTTCGCAATGATATCGTGTACAACGAATCCTATTACGGGCAGATCTTCACTTCAACTGGCTAACAATCAGGAAATTTCTGCAATGGCGCTTCAGCAGTACAGAGAGACGCTGTCTAAAGCAAAAGTAGTTAAAGGAACAACTGCCGCAAAAAGCATACAGAATGTAGGTCTTCGAATTAAAAATGCAGCCAATAATTATTATAGAAGTATAGGACGGGAAGGCGATCTTACGAATTATCAATGGGAATTTAATCTTATCGACGATAAACAGGTGAATGCATGGTGTATGCCGGGCGGAAAAGTAGCTGTTTATACTGGTATTTTGCCCATTACGAAAAATGATACAGGTTTAGCAGTTGTTTTAGGACATGAAATATCACACGCCCTTGCCGGTCACGGTAACGAACGAATTTCTCAGGCAATGGTCGCACAATATGGCGGCGCCATTTTGGGAAGTACGATTTCGAACGGACAAATGGCCGGAATTTTCCAGCAGGTTTATCCAATCGGAGCACAGGTTGCCTTACTTAAATACGGTAGAAGTCAGGAATTAGAGGCCGACGAAATGGGATTATATCTAATGTCCATGGCAGGATATGATCCTAGAGAAGCCCAACCTTTCTGGCAGAGAATGGAAGCCTCCTCTACCGGCAATAAACCGCCGGAATTCCTTTCAACGCACCCAAGTCCTGCAAGCAGACGAGCGGATTTGGAAAAAGATATGCCGAAGGCGCTGGAATATTACAGAGTAGCAGGCGGTAAAATCTAG
- a CDS encoding outer membrane protein: MKKILSIILVSTAIGASAQISFAAKANVLIPTSSATWQNFKTGISNAVEQKGKNITGFNAGLSMKIDVPSALYVMPEIYYTNFSNEVTLSNDTTAESTTIKAKTSRVDVPVLLGYNLLGDMLSAYVGPVASFNLSKDDNFDSFAQKVNAKDFTVGYQIGAQSEIKKLIISAKYEGAFSKDQRKFVNTVAGSNQQIKYDNRTSLFMVGLGYKF, translated from the coding sequence ATGAAGAAAATTCTTAGTATCATTTTAGTTTCCACCGCTATTGGTGCATCTGCTCAAATTTCATTCGCGGCAAAAGCCAACGTATTAATCCCGACAAGTTCGGCGACGTGGCAGAATTTCAAAACGGGAATTTCCAATGCAGTGGAACAAAAAGGAAAAAACATTACAGGTTTTAATGCCGGTTTATCGATGAAAATCGACGTTCCTTCTGCGCTGTATGTGATGCCGGAAATTTACTATACTAATTTCAGTAATGAAGTTACGCTTTCGAATGACACTACTGCAGAATCTACTACGATAAAAGCAAAAACAAGCCGTGTTGACGTTCCTGTTTTATTGGGATACAATCTTCTTGGAGATATGTTGAGCGCGTACGTGGGACCTGTCGCCAGTTTTAATCTTTCCAAAGATGATAATTTCGACAGTTTCGCGCAAAAAGTAAATGCGAAAGATTTTACTGTAGGTTACCAAATTGGCGCGCAGAGTGAAATTAAAAAACTGATCATTTCGGCAAAATACGAAGGCGCTTTTTCGAAAGACCAACGTAAATTTGTGAATACAGTTGCAGGATCCAATCAGCAAATTAAATATGACAACCGCACAAGTTTGTTTATGGTTGGCTTAGGGTACAAATTCTAA